GGTGGGCGTCCGCCGGCCAGCGCTCTCCTGCTCCACCCCTGTCCGGCAACCAGCGTTGCGACGTTGCCGTGATCGGGGCGGGCATCATGGGCACCGCCACGGCGCAGGCCCTCGCCGCCGCCGGGGTCGACGTTGCGCTGGTCGAAGCGGACCGGATCGGGTCGGGCGCGTCGTCCACCCCGGGTGGCTTCGTCGTGCCGCATTTTAGCGTGGGTTCGCCCGCTGCCGTGATCGACCGGATCGGCGAGGTGGGCGAACGGCTCGTCCAGGCGACCGGTGCTTCCGCCGGCCATCTGTTCGACAAGGTCCGTCGTCTGGGCATCGATTGCGACGCCCGTCAGGGCGGCTGGTATCAGCCCGCCCACTCCGCTCGCGCGATGGCCGGGATCGAGCAGGTCGCCGCCCAGTGGCAGGATCGCGGCTTCCCCGTCAGCCTGCTGTCGGCGGAACAGACCGCCGAGCACACAGGCGTACAGGGCTACAAGGGCAGCTGGTTCGCGCCGTCCGGTGGTACCATCCACCCGCTGACGTATTGCCGGGGCCTTGCCGATGCGGCCGTGGCGGCCGGCGCGCGGCTGTTCGAACAATCGCCCGTGCGCAGCATGACGCCGCAGGGCGGCCGCCATCTGCTGAATTTCGCCACCGGCGCGCTCAGCGCCGAGCGGGTGGTGGTGTGCACCAATGGCCTGTCGGCCGCGCTGGTGCCGGCCATGACCCGGTCCATCATCCCGCTCAGCGTCTGGCAATGCGCGACCGCGCCGATCCCGGCCGACGAACGCCGCCATCTGTTCCAGAACGGCGAGGCGCTGTCCGACACCCGCGAGCATCTGTTCACCTATCGCTTTGATCGCGACGGACGCCTGATCACCGGCGCGCTCGATGCCTTCGGCGTGTCGCCCCGGCGACAGTCCGACAATATGGCGTGTCGGCTCAGGAAGATGCTGCGCCTGAAGCACCTGCCGCTGATGACGCACCGCTGGATTGGGACCAGTTCCGTTTCGGCCCCGCGCTATCCCGCGACGCTGTTTTCCCGTGACGGCGTGCTGTCTGCTACCGCCTGCAACGCGCGCGGCATCGCACTGTCGACGGTCGTGGGTGATGCCCTCGCCAGCCACCTGCTGACCGGCGAAACGCCCCCCATCCCGCTGCTGGAGGCGGGCGATACCCGTACCGCAGGCCTCCAGCGGAGGCTGCGCCGTTTCTATCCGCATATGGGGCCGATCCTCGACTGGATCGACACCCGACGCGCCCCTGCCTGACGAGAGAGACCATGCAAAGCGACAATCCCATCATCCGCTTCTTCACCTGGTGGAACGGCGCAATGGCCGATCCGGACCAGTTGCTGGCGGAGGGCTTCGGGGCCCATTTCGCCCCTGACGCACAGTTGATCGTCAATGGCAATGTCCGCGCCACCAGCCTGGCTGAAATGGCCGTGCACTATCGCGCGATCGCCGACCGGCTGGACCTGGTCGAGATGGTGCTGCCGGTGGAAGAAGAGTTCACCACCGACAGCCGCGCCTTCGTCCATTGCCGCACCCGCGCGGAACTGGACAACACGAAGAATGCCGAGGAAGCGATGGCCTATGCCGTCGTCGACGGCGACCGGATGCGCCTGCTGCGCGTCGTGTCACTCTCGGTCTGACGGAGGCATAGATGGTCACGCTTGCCGATCGCATCACCCGCACCGCCAAGAAAAGCTATGGCATGTACGAACAGGCCATGGCGCTGGAAGCCCAGGGCATCGATCTCATCCATCTGGAATTCGGGCGTCCGGTGCATGACACGCCTGCCCATATCAAGCGGGCCGCGTCCGACGCGCTGTTCGCGGGGCATGTGCATTACAGCGACATGGCGGGTGAGCGCATCTTTCGCGACGCGCTGGCTGACAAGCTGCGCCGCTTCAACAAGCTGGAAGTGAGCCCGGACGAGATACTCGTCACCAACGGCCTGACCCAGGGATCGTTCGCCGCCTTCATGGCGCTGGTTAATCCGGGCGACGAAGTGATCCTGCTCGATCCCTATTATCCCCAGCATCTGGGCAAGATCGAGATGGCCGGCGGCACCATCGTCACCGTGCCGCTCGACGCACAGGCGGACTATGCGATCCGTGCCGACTGGGTCGAGGCGGCGGTGACGCCGCGCACGCGGATGATCGTGCTGGTGAACCCGGCCAATCCGACCGGCCGGGTGTACAGCCTCGCCGAACTGGAAGCGCTGGCCGACGTCGCCATCCGCCATGACCTGTCGGTCGTGTCGGACGAAGTCTATGAATATATCACCTATGACGGCGCGGAGCATATCAGCATCGCCGCCCTGCCTGGCATGAAGGAGCGGACGATATCGCTGTTCGCCTTCACCAAGGCCTATGCCATGGACGGCTGGCGGCTGGGCTATGCGGTGGCGGATGCGGCGCTGATGCCCGGGCTGCTCAAGATCTCGACCAGCGCCGTTACCCACGTGAACGCCTTCATCCAATATGGTGGCCTGGCCGCCGTGGCGGGGCCGCAGGACGCGATGGAGGCGATGGTCGCCGACGACTGCGCGAAGCGCGACCGGCTGGTTCAGCGGCTAAACCAGATGCCGGGCGTGCGCTGTCCCGCGCCGCAGGGCACGATCTACGCCTTCCCCGACATCAGCGGCACCGGCATATCGGCACAGGTTCTGGCCGAACGCATCCTGCGCGAGGCGCATGTCGTGGTGGAGGCCGGCAGCTTCTATGGCCCCGGTGGCGAGGGTCATCTGCGCCTGTGCTTCGGATCGGAAAGCGCCGAACGAGTCGACGAGGGCATGGACCGGCTTTCGCGTTTCTTCAACGCGCTCTAAAACAGCCCCCCTTCGTAACGGAGACTGCATTGACCGATCTCATCCGCCTGTCGTCCGGTTCCCGCTTCGAGGAACTGGCGGCCTATAGCCGGGCCGTCGTCGACGACCGCTATGTCCATCTGTCCGGCACGGTCGGCGGCGATCCGGCGACGGGCGTCATGCCGGAGGATGTCACGGAGCAGATGGACAATATATTCCGCGTCGTCACCGACGTGCTCGACCGCTTCGGCATCGGGCTGGACGCCGTGGTGCGCACCCGCGTGTTCCTGACCGACATGGAGCATCTGATGCCGGTCGCGGCCGGTCTGCGGGCGCGCTTCGCCGATTGCCCGCCGGCCAACACGACCCTGCTCTGCGGCATTCCCGCGCTCGGTGCCAAGGTCGAGATCGAGATCACGGCGCGCGTGCCCTGATCGGCTCCAAAAAAGGGAGCGGTGCCGCCACGGCGCCGCTCCCTTTTTGTGCCTCAGCCCTGCTCCGCCAGCCAGTTCGCGTAAGTCGGCCGCTCCAGCTGGAACAGATCGGTCGAGCACGCATACCAGCCCGCGCCATGCATGCGCGCCACAAGCTGCATCGCGAGCGTATCGACATGCAGCGCGCGCAACGGCACACCCAGCTTGCAGGCGCCCCAGCCAGATCACGACCAAGCTGCGGCGGCTCGCGACCCAGCGCCAGACCTTCCTCGCCATGCAGGGTGAAGTCAGAGACCAGCGCAGAAATCAGGCACCAGAGGCCCTGCGGCAGACACAGGCTCGACATAACCATAGCGGCATGTCAGCCGACCAATGAGCTTCCTGCCTGCTGGATCATAAAGGGCCGGTCGATACCGACCTCGCCGGTTTCATTCTGTGGGTCGATGGAGAAGTCGCCAAACTGAAAGGCGTTCCGCCTTCCCCTCCCGGCGATCCAAACACGCCTTATTTCCCTGACGACACCGATCTGGCGACCTTGCCTCAGGCCGCCTGGAAGCCGAGATGTCGCGCCTCGAAAAGCTCGTCAGCGCCGACAAGGAAACGCAGCGACAATATAGCACCCTGTCCACCCGCATCGCGACCGAAACCGCCGCGTGGCAGACGCTGACCGAGAAGCTCACCGACGCCAAGGGGGCACGCGAGCGTGCCGTAGCGCTTCAGACAGAACGCGAAGCTACCTACGGCCGCACCATCGATGCGCTGGTGGCCGAGCAACAGGTGCTCCAAGCCCTTTATCAGCCCCTCATGCACCGGCTCGCCACCGCCCCAGGAACCCTGAAGAAGCTTTCCTTCTCGGTCGCCCGTGTGGCCAATGTGGAGCAATGGGCTTCGGAAGCCGAAGATGGGCTGATCGACCTGAGGAAGGCAGGCGCCTTCAAGGGCAAGGGAACCTTGCTGCAAGAGGCCAATGAAACGCTAAAACGCGCCTGGGAGAACCGCTTGACCGGATACCAGGCAAGGTTGCCATATTTATTCGGTTTCAGCATGGGGAACAGGCGTGCGGACGCGCCTTGCTGCTTCTGCCGGTCCACGAATTGAAGGAAACCGATCCGTATCAGTTCGGATTGGATGGGGACCCTTCTGCGGCTGGCCTGGGTCTTGAGGCTGTTTCCATCCTTCTCGTCGGTCATGGACATATACCAGACCCCCATCGGTGTCCGGGCAATATCATCGACGTGAAGCTGGCATATCTCATTGGGCCGGGCGCCGCTGAACAGCATCAACAGCGGTAGCCAGAAGCGCCAGTCGCGATACTTTCCGGCGTAGGGCTCCGCGGCGTCCGGCACGCAGGAGCGGTAAAAGCTGCTGCCCATGAAAAATTCGCGCAGTTGCTGGTCCGTCCATGGCCTGCGCTTCTGGGCAGCGGTTACGCCGTCCTTCCTCAGCGGCTTGACCTCTTCGGCGGGATTGGAGGTCAGATATTTCTTCCGCACCGCCACCTTCAGCATATCCCGCAGGATTTCGAGATAGTGCGCCTGTGTGGAGGAGGAGAGGCGGGACTTGTCGTCCTTCTTCGCCCGTTCGATCGCGGCATCGAGAGACAGGCCCGGATAGAGCTTGGTGCGATTCGACGGCATCTGCGCGAGCAGGCCCCGCACCCGCTGCACGACATCGTCGTCTATCGCATGGACCGGCATCTGTCCGTCGATCATCTCGCACAAGACGGTCACGTTCGCCTTGATCTTGTCCAGCCGCTTCGGGCTGTCGCGCAAGCTTGACGCTATCATCGCGATCAGAGGCAAGCCACTGATGATCGTCAGCGACAATGGTACGGAACTGACCAGCCTGGCCATCCTGCGCTGGACACAGGAGCGGCGGATCGAGTGGCATTACATCGCACCGGGCAAGCCGCAGCAGAACGGCTTCGTCGAGAGCTTTAACGACCGCCTACGAGACGAATGCCTGAACGAAATGCTGTTTGCATCACTCTCCCACGCCCGCGCTGTGCTGCGAGCCTGGCACTACGACTACAACCATGTGCGGCCGCATATGGTGGCTGCCGCCGCGTCGAATGACGGGGCGGCGATCGAAGCCTTGCCGGGCGCCCGGCTTTTCCGGGTCTGGGTCAACGATCAGCCGCGCCTTGAAATCCGGGGTTATCCCTTCGACCGGCTCGACTGGCTGAAGTCCCTGGGCTGCTTCACCGAGATCATCACCTATCGTACCCGACTGTTCGTTCCACTGGGCCAGGCAGAGGAGATTCTAGCGGCCATCGAACCGGTTGGCGGGTGAGGCTCTATCAGCTAGCGCGGCTTTTTTTGGATGATTCCGCTGCCAATTCCTGGGGGAGCTGGAAATCATTGCGTAAACAGCTATATTGAACTAAACCAATAAAACTTAGTCTATGGAAGCAGGCAGATGGAAACGGTGAATATCCACGAAGCGAAAACGCATCTCTCGCGCCTGATCGAGCGCGCGGCCCGCGGTGAGCCGTTTATCATCGCCAAGGCCGGCAAGCCGATGGTCAAGGTTTCGCCAATCGATGCACCGGCCCGTGACGAGGTGCGGCGTATTGGTTTCATGGCGGGGCAGATCAAAGTGCCTTCCGATTTCGACCGCATGGGCTCGACCGAGATCGAGCAGATCTTTAGCGGTCACGAATGAAGCTGCTTCTCGACACGCATCTCCTGTTATGGGCGGCGGACGATTCCAGGCGCCTGTCCAAGGCCGCCAGAGGCCTGATAGCAGATACAGGAAATAGCTTGATGTTCAGCGCCGCCAGCCTTTGGGAGATCACGATCAAGCGAGGACTGGGCCGGGAGGATTTCGAGGTGGACCCCCATATTTTCCGCCGCGCCTTGCTGGATAATGGCTATGATGAACTGGCAATCACCAGCGAGCATGCGGTTGCGGTCGATGGCCTGCCGGAGATTCACAGGGATCCTTTCGATCGGATTCTTGTCGCGCAAGCCACAGCCGAAGGCATCACGCTTTTGACCTCGGATGCGACTGTCGCCCAATATCCGGGGCCGGTTCGAAAAGTCTGATGCTGTTCAGGCCGATGATGGACAGCCAGAGAGGACCTCGACGCCGTCCATATAAATCTTCGTCGGCCCT
This genomic window from Sphingobium cloacae contains:
- a CDS encoding NAD(P)/FAD-dependent oxidoreductase, whose amino-acid sequence is MIDRSHNLWWASAGQRSPAPPLSGNQRCDVAVIGAGIMGTATAQALAAAGVDVALVEADRIGSGASSTPGGFVVPHFSVGSPAAVIDRIGEVGERLVQATGASAGHLFDKVRRLGIDCDARQGGWYQPAHSARAMAGIEQVAAQWQDRGFPVSLLSAEQTAEHTGVQGYKGSWFAPSGGTIHPLTYCRGLADAAVAAGARLFEQSPVRSMTPQGGRHLLNFATGALSAERVVVCTNGLSAALVPAMTRSIIPLSVWQCATAPIPADERRHLFQNGEALSDTREHLFTYRFDRDGRLITGALDAFGVSPRRQSDNMACRLRKMLRLKHLPLMTHRWIGTSSVSAPRYPATLFSRDGVLSATACNARGIALSTVVGDALASHLLTGETPPIPLLEAGDTRTAGLQRRLRRFYPHMGPILDWIDTRRAPA
- a CDS encoding pyridoxal phosphate-dependent aminotransferase, which translates into the protein MVTLADRITRTAKKSYGMYEQAMALEAQGIDLIHLEFGRPVHDTPAHIKRAASDALFAGHVHYSDMAGERIFRDALADKLRRFNKLEVSPDEILVTNGLTQGSFAAFMALVNPGDEVILLDPYYPQHLGKIEMAGGTIVTVPLDAQADYAIRADWVEAAVTPRTRMIVLVNPANPTGRVYSLAELEALADVAIRHDLSVVSDEVYEYITYDGAEHISIAALPGMKERTISLFAFTKAYAMDGWRLGYAVADAALMPGLLKISTSAVTHVNAFIQYGGLAAVAGPQDAMEAMVADDCAKRDRLVQRLNQMPGVRCPAPQGTIYAFPDISGTGISAQVLAERILREAHVVVEAGSFYGPGGEGHLRLCFGSESAERVDEGMDRLSRFFNAL
- a CDS encoding Rid family hydrolase — translated: MTDLIRLSSGSRFEELAAYSRAVVDDRYVHLSGTVGGDPATGVMPEDVTEQMDNIFRVVTDVLDRFGIGLDAVVRTRVFLTDMEHLMPVAAGLRARFADCPPANTTLLCGIPALGAKVEIEITARVP
- a CDS encoding phage integrase SAM-like domain-containing protein; translated protein: MRDSPKRLDKIKANVTVLCEMIDGQMPVHAIDDDVVQRVRGLLAQMPSNRTKLYPGLSLDAAIERAKKDDKSRLSSSTQAHYLEILRDMLKVAVRKKYLTSNPAEEVKPLRKDGVTAAQKRRPWTDQQLREFFMGSSFYRSCVPDAAEPYAGKYRDWRFWLPLLMLFSGARPNEICQLHVDDIARTPMGVWYMSMTDEKDGNSLKTQASRRRVPIQSELIRIGFLQFVDRQKQQGASARLFPMLKPNKYGNLAWYPVKRFSQARFSVSLASCSKVPLPLKAPAFLRSISPSSASEAHCSTLATRATEKESFFRVPGAVASRCMRG
- a CDS encoding type II toxin-antitoxin system Phd/YefM family antitoxin, with the translated sequence METVNIHEAKTHLSRLIERAARGEPFIIAKAGKPMVKVSPIDAPARDEVRRIGFMAGQIKVPSDFDRMGSTEIEQIFSGHE
- a CDS encoding type II toxin-antitoxin system VapC family toxin; the encoded protein is MKLLLDTHLLLWAADDSRRLSKAARGLIADTGNSLMFSAASLWEITIKRGLGREDFEVDPHIFRRALLDNGYDELAITSEHAVAVDGLPEIHRDPFDRILVAQATAEGITLLTSDATVAQYPGPVRKV